The bacterium genomic interval GGGATCGAACGGTTTTTGAAGTACCGCCTTTACGCCAAGAGACTTCGCTTTCTCAATTTCGTCCTCTTGAGCATGGCCAGAAATCAATATGACTGGGATGTGAGGATACTCTGTGTTTCGTTTCTCTATGACGCCGAATCCATCTATCTCCGGCATTCGTAAGTCAGTGATAATCCAATCTGGTGAAATAGCTGTTACCTCTTGCAAGGCTTTCACGGGATCGGAGAAGGGGAAGACTTGATGTCCTAGCGCCCCGAGTAATAATGAGAGGGCTTGAAGAACACCCTCTTCATCGTCGATGAGAAGGAGCTTTTTCTTCTGTTGGTCGAGATTTTCCATGTTCTCCTAAGAAATAACCGCTGAGAATGACTGCATCTCCTAAATCATGTTAAGAATTATGGTGCAAAAATGTTACGATTCGGTCTGAATAACATGAAAAAAGG includes:
- a CDS encoding response regulator produces the protein MENLDQQKKKLLLIDDEEGVLQALSLLLGALGHQVFPFSDPVKALQEVTAISPDWIITDLRMPEIDGFGVIEKRNTEYPHIPVILISGHAQEDEIEKAKSLGVKAVLQKPFDPSALTSLINQD